A genome region from Pseudomonas sp. S06B 330 includes the following:
- a CDS encoding MgtC/SapB family protein, which produces MDWKVFLLRVSVALVLGALIGAERQLRQRLTGLRTNALVSTGACLFVLMTQAVPGMVATDASRIAAYVVSGIGFLGGGVIMRDGLNVRGLNTAATLWCTAAIGVLCSLGLLLEAALGSCVVLCANILLRDIAQRLNQQQVLPANEAEQRFEVRIICRAEDEIQVRSLMLHGFSNGGLRLQSLHSEDLANPAKLEVRAELLGSPEAPTQLERLVSRVSLEKGVSAVRWQVQALTAD; this is translated from the coding sequence ATGGATTGGAAAGTCTTTCTCCTGCGCGTCAGCGTCGCGCTTGTACTGGGTGCCTTGATCGGCGCCGAACGCCAACTGCGCCAGCGCCTGACCGGCCTGCGCACCAATGCCCTGGTCAGCACCGGCGCCTGCCTGTTCGTGTTGATGACCCAGGCGGTGCCGGGCATGGTCGCTACCGATGCGTCGCGCATTGCCGCGTATGTGGTGTCGGGCATTGGTTTTCTTGGCGGTGGCGTGATCATGCGTGATGGTTTGAACGTGCGCGGTCTGAACACCGCGGCCACGCTCTGGTGCACCGCTGCTATCGGTGTGCTGTGCAGCCTGGGCCTGCTGTTGGAGGCGGCGCTGGGCAGCTGTGTGGTGTTGTGCGCCAACATTCTGCTGCGCGATATTGCTCAGCGCCTGAATCAACAGCAGGTGCTGCCCGCCAATGAGGCTGAACAGCGTTTTGAGGTGCGCATCATCTGCCGTGCCGAAGACGAGATCCAGGTACGCAGCCTGATGCTCCACGGTTTCAGCAATGGCGGCCTGCGCCTGCAGTCGCTGCACAGTGAAGACCTGGCCAACCCGGCCAAGCTTGAAGTGCGTGCCGAACTGCTGGGCAGCCCCGAGGCGCCAACCCAACTGGAACGCCTGGTCAGTCGGGTCAGCCTGGAAAAAGGCGTCAGCGCCGTGCGCTGGCAAGTGCAGGCGCTGACGGCTGACTAA
- a CDS encoding LysR family transcriptional regulator — translation MASYTLRQLKYFVTTVECGSVAEASRKLYIAQPSISTAIKGLEDSFGVQLFIRHHAQGVSLTPGGARFYRKAQELLRMAREFEQNALADNDVVCGQIDIGCFETVAPLYLPRLIKGFHERFPGVEIRLQDGEQQELVQGLTGGRFDLAIFYDHDLDSTIETEALMAPQRPYALLPAGHRFAEQAQVSLRDLALEPMILLDVQPSRTYFVSIFEELGLSPNIVFSSPSIEMVRGMVGQGFGFAVLVTRPQTTSTYDGQALVCVELAEEVTGSGLVAGWLKRAQLTKPAQLFVDYCKEQFAAWLK, via the coding sequence GTGGCGTCCTATACCTTGCGTCAGTTGAAGTATTTCGTCACCACCGTCGAGTGCGGCAGCGTCGCCGAAGCGTCGCGCAAGCTGTACATCGCGCAACCGTCGATTTCAACGGCAATCAAAGGCCTGGAAGACAGCTTCGGCGTGCAGCTGTTCATCCGTCATCACGCCCAGGGCGTGTCGCTGACCCCCGGTGGTGCGCGGTTCTATCGCAAAGCCCAGGAACTGCTGCGCATGGCCCGTGAGTTCGAACAGAACGCCCTGGCCGACAATGACGTGGTCTGCGGGCAGATTGATATCGGCTGCTTCGAGACTGTTGCCCCGCTCTACCTGCCGCGCCTGATCAAAGGCTTTCACGAACGCTTCCCCGGGGTCGAGATTCGCTTGCAGGACGGCGAGCAGCAAGAGCTGGTGCAGGGCCTGACCGGGGGGCGTTTCGATCTGGCGATCTTCTACGATCATGACCTGGACAGCACCATCGAGACCGAAGCCTTGATGGCGCCGCAACGGCCTTACGCGCTGTTGCCGGCTGGGCATCGTTTTGCCGAGCAGGCGCAGGTGTCGTTGCGTGACCTGGCATTGGAGCCAATGATTCTGCTCGATGTGCAGCCCAGCCGGACATACTTCGTGAGTATCTTCGAGGAACTGGGGTTGAGCCCGAACATTGTTTTCAGCTCGCCTTCGATCGAGATGGTGCGTGGGATGGTCGGCCAAGGGTTTGGCTTTGCGGTGCTGGTCACCCGGCCACAAACCACCAGCACCTATGACGGGCAGGCGTTGGTGTGTGTCGAGTTAGCGGAAGAGGTGACCGGCTCAGGGCTGGTGGCCGGCTGGTTGAAACGTGCGCAGCTGACCAAGCCTGCGCAGTTGTTTGTCGATTACTGCAAGGAGCAGTTTGCGGCATGGTTGAAATGA
- a CDS encoding ABC transporter substrate-binding protein: MSRSLRCSVPFALALLCGAVQAAPQNLTVISFGGATKQAQDKAYFQPFNASGAGRVVAGEYNGELSKIKAMVDVGHTSWDVVEVESPELLRGCDEGLFERLDLARFGDAAQFVPGTLSECGVATYVWSMVMAYDHDKLAKAPTSWADFWNVSEYPGKRGLRKGAKYTLEIALLADGVKPDQLYQVLATPQGVSRAFAKLDQIKGNIQWWEAGAQPAQWLIAGDVVMSAAYNGRIASAQKEGMKLGIVWPQSLYDPEYWAIVKGTPNKALAEDFIAFASQPQAQKVFSEEIPYGPVHRDALTLLPEAVQQQLPTAQANLAQAQAVDAAFWVDHGEELEQRFNAWAAR, from the coding sequence ATGTCCAGATCCTTGCGTTGCAGTGTTCCCTTTGCTCTGGCGTTGTTGTGCGGTGCAGTCCAGGCCGCGCCACAGAACCTTACTGTCATCTCCTTTGGCGGTGCCACCAAACAGGCCCAGGACAAGGCCTATTTCCAACCCTTCAACGCCAGCGGCGCAGGACGCGTCGTGGCGGGTGAATACAACGGTGAGCTGTCGAAGATCAAAGCCATGGTCGATGTTGGCCATACCAGCTGGGATGTGGTTGAAGTCGAAAGCCCGGAGTTGTTGCGCGGCTGTGACGAAGGCCTGTTCGAGCGCCTGGACCTCGCGCGTTTCGGTGATGCGGCACAGTTTGTCCCAGGCACCCTGAGTGAGTGTGGGGTGGCGACCTATGTCTGGTCGATGGTCATGGCTTACGATCACGACAAGCTGGCCAAGGCCCCGACTTCGTGGGCCGACTTCTGGAATGTCAGCGAGTATCCCGGCAAGCGCGGCTTGCGCAAGGGCGCCAAGTACACCCTGGAAATCGCCTTGCTTGCCGATGGCGTCAAACCTGATCAGCTGTACCAGGTGCTGGCGACGCCGCAAGGGGTGAGCCGAGCGTTTGCCAAGCTCGATCAGATCAAGGGCAATATCCAGTGGTGGGAGGCCGGAGCACAACCAGCGCAATGGCTGATCGCCGGTGATGTGGTGATGAGTGCGGCCTACAACGGGCGCATTGCTTCGGCGCAGAAAGAGGGCATGAAGCTGGGCATTGTCTGGCCGCAAAGCCTGTACGATCCAGAGTACTGGGCAATCGTCAAAGGTACGCCGAACAAGGCGTTGGCCGAGGACTTCATTGCCTTTGCCAGTCAGCCGCAGGCGCAGAAGGTGTTCTCCGAGGAGATTCCTTATGGGCCGGTGCATCGCGACGCGTTGACGTTATTGCCTGAAGCTGTTCAGCAGCAACTGCCGACTGCCCAGGCCAACCTTGCCCAAGCGCAAGCAGTGGATGCCGCGTTCTGGGTCGATCACGGGGAAGAGCTGGAGCAGCGTTTCAACGCCTGGGCGGCGCGCTGA
- a CDS encoding aspartate aminotransferase family protein, whose protein sequence is MTAQVKPDRSTGDYQALDAAHHIHAFLDQKALNEEGPRVIVRGEGLALWDNDGKRYLDGMSGLWCTNLGYGRKDLAAAASKQLEQLPYYNMFFHTTHPAVVELSELLFSLLPSHYSHAIYTNSGSEANEVLIRTVRRYWQILGKPQKKIMIGRWNGYHGSTLGATALGGMKFMHDMGGVIPDVAHIDEPYWFAHEGDLSPAEFGLRAARQLEEKILELGAENVAAFVAEPFQGAGGMIFPPESYWPEIQRICRQYDVLLCADEVIGGFGRTGEWFAHEHFGFEPDTLSIAKGLTSGYIPMGGLILSKRMAQALVEQGGVFAHGLTYSGHPVAAAVAIANLKALRDEGIVTQVKQETGPYLQRCLREVFGNHPLIGEVQGTGLVAALQFAEDKASRKRFANENDMAWRCRTIGFEEGLIIRSTLGRMIMAPALVAGKAELDELVDKTRIAVDRTAREYGLL, encoded by the coding sequence ATGACCGCTCAAGTGAAACCCGATCGCAGCACCGGTGATTACCAAGCCCTGGATGCCGCGCACCACATTCATGCGTTTCTCGACCAGAAAGCCCTGAACGAGGAAGGCCCACGGGTGATCGTGCGCGGTGAAGGCCTGGCGCTTTGGGACAACGACGGCAAACGCTACCTGGACGGTATGTCGGGCCTGTGGTGCACCAACCTCGGCTATGGGCGCAAGGACCTGGCCGCTGCCGCCAGCAAACAGCTTGAACAGTTGCCGTACTACAACATGTTTTTCCACACCACCCACCCGGCGGTAGTGGAACTGTCGGAGCTGTTGTTCAGCCTGCTGCCAAGCCACTACAGCCATGCGATCTACACCAACTCAGGCTCCGAGGCCAACGAGGTGCTAATCCGTACCGTGCGCCGTTACTGGCAGATCCTCGGCAAGCCGCAGAAGAAGATCATGATCGGCCGCTGGAACGGTTACCACGGCTCGACCCTGGGAGCCACAGCCCTGGGCGGGATGAAGTTCATGCATGACATGGGCGGGGTGATCCCGGATGTCGCCCACATCGACGAGCCGTACTGGTTCGCTCACGAAGGTGATCTGAGCCCGGCCGAATTCGGCCTGCGTGCAGCGCGCCAGCTGGAAGAAAAGATCCTCGAACTGGGCGCCGAGAACGTCGCTGCCTTCGTCGCCGAACCGTTCCAGGGCGCGGGCGGCATGATCTTCCCGCCAGAAAGCTACTGGCCGGAAATTCAGCGCATCTGCCGTCAGTACGACGTGCTGCTGTGTGCCGATGAAGTGATTGGAGGCTTTGGTCGTACCGGCGAGTGGTTTGCCCATGAGCATTTCGGTTTTGAACCCGACACCCTGTCGATCGCTAAGGGCCTGACCAGCGGTTACATCCCCATGGGCGGCCTGATTCTGTCCAAGCGCATGGCCCAGGCGTTGGTGGAGCAGGGCGGGGTGTTCGCCCACGGCCTGACCTATTCCGGTCACCCGGTGGCGGCGGCGGTGGCGATTGCCAACCTCAAGGCCCTGCGCGACGAAGGCATCGTCACCCAGGTTAAGCAGGAAACCGGGCCGTACCTGCAGCGCTGCCTGCGGGAGGTGTTCGGCAATCACCCGTTGATTGGCGAAGTACAGGGCACTGGCCTGGTTGCGGCACTGCAATTTGCCGAAGACAAGGCCAGCCGCAAACGCTTTGCCAATGAAAACGACATGGCCTGGCGCTGCCGCACCATCGGTTTTGAAGAAGGCCTGATCATCCGCTCGACCTTGGGCCGGATGATCATGGCCCCGGCTCTGGTCGCCGGCAAAGCCGAGCTCGATGAGCTGGTGGACAAGACCCGTATCGCCGTCGACCGCACTGCGCGCGAATACGGCCTGTTGTAA